A single window of Modestobacter italicus DNA harbors:
- a CDS encoding GGDEF domain-containing protein has protein sequence MRPGTVDDQLLEDARWRLLSASDPSDARVFSAELADVADALAGSGEPCWDAWSAAFTARAALLAGDVAGSATEVATARAALERCSPTAERALTLAYLAHVEVTADRFDVALHLAVDASLLADQVSAEDPSRPLHQAHHWLSLALTRLDLEELAVAQALRGVRVAGALPDLGDQWQLLRLCAQQHAELAQTVHRRGDAVRSRELADVAVRCATSARELPWEPTDPDSDLLDVVQAWAIALRGELDDALLPLRRVRRHLQSGDPALWLVGYTDLVLSRLLSRLCVRDADLGRLHGEEAVELLVSASGAFAAAGDRRRYRQCLLELGRATAAVGSTVEAMHWLDAYRAETSRSHLPGRELWAEMFVRRSRLREAERQTAVLRRHALEDPLTGLGNRRSAERRMGELRTDREAVSLAVVDVDGFKAVNDEHSHLHGDAVLRRVAELLRQHCRTGDEVFRWAGDEFVVVLPSTAEPQAVVAMERLRSAVADADWAALDVGRPVTVSIGVATSTGVRSWRELFDAADLHLFAAKRSGRNRVRAAGGQLPAAPVDAPATRPAGSVDELVAEVLGSARRRPGWAFEDNEVAS, from the coding sequence GTGAGGCCGGGCACCGTCGACGACCAGCTGCTCGAGGACGCCCGCTGGCGGCTGCTGTCGGCCAGCGACCCCTCCGACGCCCGGGTCTTCTCCGCCGAGCTCGCCGACGTCGCCGACGCGCTGGCCGGCTCCGGCGAGCCCTGCTGGGACGCCTGGTCGGCGGCCTTCACCGCGCGCGCCGCGCTGCTCGCCGGCGACGTGGCCGGCTCGGCCACCGAGGTCGCCACCGCCCGGGCCGCCCTGGAGCGCTGCTCCCCCACGGCCGAGCGGGCCCTGACGCTGGCCTACCTCGCGCACGTCGAGGTCACCGCCGACCGGTTCGACGTCGCGCTGCACCTGGCCGTCGACGCCAGCCTGCTGGCCGACCAGGTGTCCGCCGAGGACCCCAGCCGGCCGCTGCACCAGGCGCACCACTGGCTGTCGCTGGCGCTGACCCGGCTGGACCTCGAGGAGCTCGCCGTCGCCCAGGCGCTGCGCGGCGTCCGGGTCGCCGGCGCGCTGCCCGACCTCGGCGACCAGTGGCAGCTGCTGCGGTTGTGCGCCCAGCAGCACGCCGAGCTCGCCCAGACCGTGCACCGCCGCGGCGACGCGGTCCGCTCCCGCGAGCTCGCCGACGTGGCGGTCCGCTGCGCGACCAGCGCCCGCGAGCTGCCCTGGGAGCCGACCGACCCCGACAGCGACCTGCTCGACGTCGTCCAGGCCTGGGCGATCGCGCTGCGCGGCGAGCTGGACGACGCGCTCCTCCCGCTGCGCCGGGTGCGCCGGCACCTGCAGTCCGGCGACCCCGCCCTCTGGCTGGTCGGCTACACCGACCTGGTGCTGTCCCGGCTGCTCAGCCGGCTCTGCGTCCGGGACGCCGACCTCGGCCGGCTGCACGGCGAGGAGGCCGTCGAGCTGCTGGTGAGCGCCTCCGGCGCCTTCGCCGCGGCCGGTGACCGGCGGCGCTACCGGCAGTGCCTGCTCGAGCTGGGCCGGGCCACCGCCGCGGTCGGCTCGACGGTCGAGGCGATGCACTGGCTGGACGCCTACCGGGCCGAGACCAGCCGGTCCCACCTGCCCGGCCGGGAGCTGTGGGCGGAGATGTTCGTCCGGCGCAGCCGGCTGCGGGAGGCCGAGCGGCAGACCGCCGTGCTCCGCCGGCACGCGCTGGAGGACCCGCTCACCGGCCTGGGCAACCGGCGCAGCGCCGAGCGCCGGATGGGCGAGCTGCGGACCGACCGGGAGGCGGTGTCGCTGGCCGTGGTCGACGTCGACGGCTTCAAGGCGGTCAACGACGAGCACTCGCACCTGCACGGCGACGCCGTGCTGCGCCGGGTCGCCGAGCTGCTCCGCCAGCACTGCCGCACCGGCGACGAGGTGTTCCGCTGGGCCGGCGACGAGTTCGTCGTGGTGCTGCCGAGCACGGCCGAGCCGCAGGCGGTGGTCGCCATGGAGCGGCTGCGCAGCGCCGTCGCCGACGCCGACTGGGCCGCGCTGGACGTCGGCCGTCCGGTCACGGTGAGCATCGGCGTGGCCACCTCCACCGGGGTCCGGAGCTGGCGCGAGCTGTTCGACGCGGCCGACCTGCACCTGTTCGCCGCCAAGCGCAGCGGCCGCAACCGGGTGCGGGCGGCCGGTGGCCAGCTGCCCGCCGCCCCGGTGGACGCCCCCGCCACCCGCCCGGCGGGCTCGGTCGACGAGCTGGTGGCCGAGGTGCTGGGCAGCGCGCGCCGGCGTCCGGGCTGGGCGTTCGAGGACAACGAGGTCGCCTCATGA
- the pheA gene encoding prephenate dehydratase, with amino-acid sequence MPSAGHSAAPTGFAYLGPEGTFAEAALAHLTRSLGAVDRSAQPQPSVGAALAAVRSGACRAALVPMENSVEGSVPATMDGLVDGDPLVVTREVFLPVGFVLAVRPGTTTGQVRTVASHPHALAQCRARIAEVLPGAEVVPTASTADAARRVAAGEHDAAVCAAIAAERYGLDALVADLADHPGAVTRFVLVEQPGVLPEPTGADKTTVTAVIADRTGALLDLLAEFALRGISLTRIESRPTRERLGVYSFSIDCEGHVADARVGDALAALHRLCAEVRFLGSYPRADDHPGKPVDEHVGDDAFAGAQAWLTRVREGRAV; translated from the coding sequence ATGCCCAGTGCAGGACACAGCGCAGCGCCGACGGGGTTCGCCTATCTGGGGCCTGAGGGTACCTTCGCCGAGGCCGCGCTCGCCCACCTCACCCGGTCCCTGGGCGCGGTCGACCGGTCGGCGCAGCCGCAGCCGAGCGTCGGTGCCGCGCTCGCCGCGGTGCGCAGCGGCGCGTGCCGGGCGGCGCTGGTGCCGATGGAGAACTCCGTCGAGGGCTCGGTGCCGGCGACGATGGACGGCCTGGTCGACGGCGACCCGCTGGTCGTCACCCGGGAGGTCTTCCTGCCGGTGGGCTTCGTGCTCGCCGTCCGCCCCGGCACGACCACGGGCCAGGTGCGCACCGTGGCCAGCCACCCGCACGCGCTGGCGCAGTGCCGGGCGCGGATCGCCGAGGTGCTGCCCGGCGCCGAGGTCGTCCCCACCGCCTCGACGGCCGACGCCGCGCGACGGGTCGCCGCCGGCGAGCACGACGCGGCCGTCTGCGCCGCCATCGCCGCCGAGCGCTACGGGCTGGACGCGCTGGTGGCCGACCTCGCCGACCACCCCGGCGCGGTCACCCGGTTCGTGCTGGTCGAGCAGCCCGGGGTGCTGCCCGAGCCCACGGGGGCGGACAAGACCACGGTCACCGCGGTCATCGCCGACCGCACCGGCGCGCTGCTGGACCTGCTCGCCGAGTTCGCCCTGCGCGGCATCAGCCTCACCCGGATCGAGTCGCGGCCCACCCGGGAGCGGCTGGGGGTCTACTCGTTCTCCATCGACTGCGAGGGCCACGTGGCCGACGCGCGGGTGGGCGACGCGCTCGCCGCGCTGCACCGGCTCTGCGCCGAGGTGCGCTTCCTCGGCTCCTACCCGCGGGCCGACGACCACCCCGGCAAGCCGGTCGACGAGCACGTCGGGGACGACGCCTTCGCCGGTGCGCAGGCGTGGCTGACCCGGGTGCGGGAGGGACGGGCGGTGTGA
- a CDS encoding quinone oxidoreductase family protein, which yields MAQHWVATDFGGLDVFELVDVDVPPPGPGEVTIAVTAAGMNPADAKRVARPGDRSTLPIPIGYEVAGRLTALGPDTEIGSGGGEVGDEVLAFRIAGGYATEVTVPASAVFARPASLAPEEAANLLLAGCTAAEMLHVTGVGEGDTVLLHGASGAVGVSVLQQARLLGARVVGTAAADRADVVRRFGGEPVRYGDGLADRVRALAPDGVDAALDAVGTDEAVDVSLELVADRQRIVTVAAMGRAEESGFRAIGGTMPASAAYRDSVRARLVELAGQGELVVPVARTFPLTEAVAALELLQGGHPGGKLALLP from the coding sequence ATGGCGCAGCACTGGGTGGCGACGGACTTCGGCGGGCTGGACGTGTTCGAGCTGGTGGACGTCGACGTCCCGCCGCCGGGGCCGGGGGAGGTGACCATCGCCGTCACCGCAGCCGGGATGAACCCCGCGGACGCCAAGCGCGTCGCCCGGCCCGGCGACCGCAGCACGCTGCCCATCCCGATCGGGTACGAGGTCGCCGGCCGGCTGACGGCGCTGGGGCCGGACACCGAGATCGGCTCCGGCGGCGGGGAGGTCGGTGACGAGGTGCTGGCCTTCCGGATCGCCGGCGGGTACGCGACCGAGGTCACCGTCCCGGCGTCGGCGGTCTTCGCCCGGCCGGCGTCGCTCGCGCCGGAGGAGGCCGCGAACCTGCTGCTCGCCGGCTGCACGGCCGCGGAGATGCTGCACGTGACCGGCGTGGGCGAGGGCGACACGGTGCTGCTGCACGGCGCCTCCGGGGCGGTGGGCGTCAGCGTGTTGCAGCAGGCCCGGCTGCTCGGCGCGCGGGTGGTCGGCACCGCCGCCGCCGACCGCGCCGACGTCGTCCGGCGGTTCGGCGGCGAGCCGGTGCGCTACGGCGACGGCCTGGCCGACCGGGTGCGGGCGCTGGCCCCGGACGGCGTCGACGCCGCGCTGGACGCCGTGGGCACCGACGAGGCCGTCGACGTGTCGCTGGAGCTGGTCGCCGACCGGCAGCGGATCGTCACGGTCGCCGCGATGGGCCGCGCGGAGGAGTCCGGGTTCCGCGCCATCGGCGGCACGATGCCGGCGAGCGCGGCCTACCGCGACTCGGTGCGGGCCCGGCTCGTCGAGCTCGCCGGCCAGGGCGAGCTCGTCGTCCCGGTGGCCCGCACCTTCCCGCTCACCGAGGCGGTCGCCGCGCTGGAGCTGCTGCAGGGCGGCCACCCCGGCGGCAAGCTCGCGCTGCTGCCCTGA
- a CDS encoding NAD(P)-dependent alcohol dehydrogenase — protein sequence MRSVSGYAASEPGGRLRPFEFQRRDLRDDDVAVRVTHVGVCHSDLHAVDGLAPGAPPLVPGHEFTGEVTAVGADVTRFRVGDAVAVGNIVDSCGVCVNCLAHREPYCLEFPATTYGGRDLRDGSPTQGAYSTEYVVRDAFVYGLPAELDPAAVAPLMCAGVTTWAPLRRAGVGPGTQLGVVGLGGLGHLAVKFGVALGARVTVFTTSAAKAADARALGAHDVVVSTDAGAVAAVAGRLDVVLDTASGAHDLAPYLGALRLDGTLCVLGLPESYTVSPMALLGRSLTVSGSAGTAETQEMLDFCGAHGLTADVEVLPFAEVNTAFARLAANDVRWRFVLDVTRLTWPA from the coding sequence ATGCGATCAGTGAGCGGGTACGCGGCCTCCGAGCCGGGCGGGCGGCTGCGGCCGTTCGAGTTCCAGCGGCGTGACCTCCGGGACGACGACGTCGCCGTCCGGGTGACCCACGTCGGCGTCTGCCACAGCGACCTGCACGCCGTCGACGGCCTGGCGCCCGGTGCGCCGCCGCTGGTGCCCGGCCACGAGTTCACCGGCGAGGTCACCGCGGTCGGGGCCGACGTCACCCGGTTCCGGGTCGGCGACGCGGTCGCCGTCGGCAACATCGTCGACTCCTGCGGCGTGTGCGTGAACTGCCTCGCGCACCGGGAGCCCTACTGCCTGGAGTTCCCGGCGACGACCTACGGCGGCCGCGACCTGCGCGACGGCAGCCCCACCCAGGGCGCGTACTCGACGGAGTACGTCGTCCGCGACGCCTTCGTCTACGGCCTGCCCGCCGAGCTGGACCCGGCCGCGGTGGCGCCGCTGATGTGCGCCGGGGTGACCACCTGGGCGCCGCTGCGCCGGGCCGGTGTCGGGCCGGGGACGCAGCTGGGCGTCGTCGGCCTGGGCGGCCTGGGCCACCTGGCGGTGAAGTTCGGCGTCGCCCTCGGCGCCCGGGTCACCGTGTTCACCACCTCGGCGGCGAAGGCCGCCGACGCCCGCGCGCTGGGTGCCCACGACGTGGTCGTCTCCACCGACGCCGGGGCGGTGGCGGCGGTGGCCGGCCGGCTGGACGTCGTGCTGGACACCGCCTCGGGGGCGCACGACCTCGCCCCCTACCTGGGCGCGCTGCGGCTCGACGGCACGCTCTGCGTGCTCGGCCTGCCGGAGAGCTACACGGTGTCGCCGATGGCCCTGCTCGGGCGCTCGCTGACCGTGTCCGGTTCCGCCGGCACCGCGGAGACCCAGGAGATGCTCGACTTCTGCGGCGCGCACGGCCTCACCGCCGACGTCGAGGTGCTGCCGTTCGCCGAGGTGAACACCGCGTTCGCCCGGCTGGCGGCCAACGACGTCCGCTGGCGGTTCGTGCTCGACGTGACGCGCCTGACGTGGCCGGCATGA
- a CDS encoding MerR family transcriptional regulator translates to MTGVVESLAIGQVAERTGLSIDTLRWYERQGLIPLVERTATGQRRYPPSVVRFIALVQALRRTGMPVADVRAFVQLGGGQLRHHTERLALLERQQRLIEEQVRQLAADREVVRDKIAVYRDLVAAGLDCEDQPPDDADWRTSIPS, encoded by the coding sequence ATGACCGGAGTGGTGGAGAGCCTGGCGATCGGCCAGGTGGCCGAGCGGACCGGCCTGAGCATCGACACGCTCCGCTGGTACGAGCGCCAGGGGCTGATCCCGCTGGTCGAGCGCACGGCGACCGGGCAGCGCCGCTACCCGCCGTCCGTCGTCCGGTTCATCGCGCTCGTGCAGGCGCTGCGGCGCACCGGCATGCCGGTCGCCGACGTGCGGGCGTTCGTCCAGCTGGGCGGCGGGCAGCTGCGGCACCACACCGAGCGGCTGGCCCTGCTGGAGCGGCAGCAGCGGCTGATCGAGGAGCAGGTCCGCCAGCTGGCGGCCGACCGGGAGGTCGTCCGGGACAAGATCGCCGTGTACCGGGACCTGGTGGCCGCGGGGCTGGACTGCGAGGACCAGCCGCCGGACGACGCCGACTGGCGCACGTCGATCCCGTCCTGA
- a CDS encoding GroES family chaperonin has product MPGDDAAAGGLPIKMLHDRLLVSLRKEDGDRRSSGGILIPATAQVAKRLVWGEARAVGANVRQVKVGDQVLFSPEDQHEVEVHGEDLIILRERDVHAVAAERIEESTGLYL; this is encoded by the coding sequence GTGCCTGGGGACGACGCCGCGGCCGGCGGCCTGCCGATCAAGATGCTGCACGACCGCCTGCTGGTCTCGCTCCGCAAGGAGGACGGCGACCGCCGGTCCAGCGGCGGCATCCTGATCCCGGCGACGGCGCAGGTGGCCAAGCGGCTGGTCTGGGGCGAGGCGCGGGCCGTCGGCGCCAACGTGCGGCAGGTCAAGGTCGGCGACCAGGTGCTGTTCTCCCCCGAGGACCAGCACGAGGTCGAGGTGCACGGCGAGGACCTGATCATCCTGCGCGAGCGCGACGTGCACGCCGTCGCCGCCGAGCGGATCGAGGAGTCGACCGGCCTCTACCTGTAG
- a CDS encoding metallopeptidase family protein, giving the protein MRALPPDRFEELVADALDEVPEQLMALLDNVVVLVEDRNPDEPDLLGLYEGYALTERGADYGGSLPDRIMIYREAICDVCDDEEQVAEEVAITVVHEIAHHFGIEEEKLHALGWG; this is encoded by the coding sequence GTGAGGGCGCTGCCGCCGGACCGCTTCGAGGAGCTGGTCGCCGATGCGCTCGACGAGGTGCCGGAGCAGCTGATGGCGCTGCTGGACAACGTCGTCGTCCTGGTCGAGGACCGCAACCCCGACGAGCCGGACCTGCTCGGCCTCTACGAGGGCTACGCGCTGACCGAGCGCGGCGCCGACTACGGCGGCTCCCTGCCCGACCGGATCATGATCTACCGCGAGGCGATCTGCGACGTCTGCGACGACGAGGAGCAGGTGGCCGAGGAGGTCGCGATCACCGTCGTCCACGAGATCGCGCACCACTTCGGCATCGAGGAGGAGAAGCTCCACGCCCTCGGCTGGGGCTGA
- a CDS encoding GuaB1 family IMP dehydrogenase-related protein — MRFLGDRRPEHDLTYADVFMVPAHSTVGSRLEVDLTTPDRVGTTIPVVVANMTAISGRRMAETVARRGGLAVLPQDIPIDVVGEVVSWVKARHPVYDTPITLGPTSTVAEALSLMGKRAHGVVVVVEQGRPVGIVTDGSCADVDRFTQLSQVMTPDPLTIPAGTDLPKVFDVLSDERVNAAPVVEGDRLVGVITRKGALRSSMYTPAVNEHGQLLTSAAVGINGDVAGKAGALLAHGVDVLVVDTAHGHQEKAIEAVRAVRSVAGSAPVVAGNVVTAQGTRDLIEAGADVVKVGVGPGAMCTTRMMTGVGRPQFSAVEECAAAARELGRHVWADGGVRHPRDVALALAAGAANVMVGSWFAGTYESAGDLYDDGNGRRYKESFGMASARAVRARTATQSGFDRARAGLFEEGISSSRMYLDPARPGVEDLIDGIVAGVRSSCTYAGARSVDELHERAVLGVQSAAGYEEGRPLPTSW; from the coding sequence ATGCGCTTCCTCGGTGACCGCCGGCCCGAACACGACCTGACCTACGCCGACGTCTTCATGGTGCCGGCGCACTCCACGGTCGGCTCCCGGCTCGAGGTCGACCTGACCACGCCGGACCGGGTCGGGACGACGATCCCGGTGGTGGTCGCCAACATGACGGCGATCTCCGGACGACGGATGGCCGAGACGGTGGCCCGCCGCGGCGGGCTGGCCGTGCTGCCGCAGGACATCCCGATCGACGTCGTCGGCGAGGTGGTGTCCTGGGTCAAGGCCCGGCACCCGGTCTACGACACCCCGATCACCCTCGGCCCGACCTCCACCGTGGCCGAGGCGCTGTCGCTGATGGGCAAGCGCGCGCACGGCGTGGTGGTGGTCGTCGAGCAGGGCCGGCCGGTCGGCATCGTCACCGACGGCTCCTGCGCGGACGTCGACCGGTTCACCCAGCTCTCGCAGGTCATGACCCCCGACCCGCTCACCATCCCGGCCGGCACCGACCTGCCCAAGGTGTTCGACGTGCTCTCCGACGAGCGGGTCAACGCCGCCCCCGTGGTCGAGGGCGACCGGCTGGTCGGCGTCATCACCCGCAAGGGCGCGCTGCGCTCCTCGATGTACACCCCGGCGGTCAACGAGCACGGCCAGCTGCTCACCTCCGCCGCCGTCGGCATCAACGGCGACGTCGCCGGCAAGGCCGGGGCGCTGCTCGCCCACGGGGTCGACGTGCTGGTCGTGGACACCGCGCACGGGCACCAGGAGAAGGCCATCGAGGCGGTGCGCGCCGTCCGCTCGGTCGCCGGCAGCGCGCCGGTCGTGGCCGGCAACGTGGTCACCGCCCAGGGCACCCGCGACCTCATCGAGGCCGGCGCGGACGTCGTCAAGGTCGGTGTCGGCCCCGGCGCCATGTGCACCACCCGGATGATGACCGGCGTCGGGCGCCCGCAGTTCTCCGCCGTGGAGGAGTGCGCCGCGGCCGCGCGCGAGCTGGGCCGGCACGTCTGGGCCGACGGCGGCGTGCGGCACCCGCGCGACGTCGCGCTGGCGCTGGCCGCCGGCGCGGCGAACGTGATGGTCGGCTCCTGGTTCGCCGGCACCTACGAGAGCGCCGGCGACCTGTACGACGACGGGAACGGCCGCCGGTACAAGGAGAGCTTCGGGATGGCCTCGGCCCGCGCGGTCCGGGCCCGCACCGCCACGCAGAGCGGCTTCGACCGGGCCCGGGCCGGGCTGTTTGAGGAGGGCATCAGCTCCTCGCGGATGTACCTCGACCCGGCCCGCCCCGGCGTCGAGGACCTGATCGACGGGATCGTGGCCGGCGTCCGCTCGTCGTGCACCTACGCCGGGGCGCGCAGCGTCGACGAGCTGCACGAGCGCGCGGTGCTGGGGGTGCAGAGCGCGGCCGGCTACGAGGAGGGCCGCCCGCTGCCGACCAGCTGGTGA
- the serS gene encoding serine--tRNA ligase, with product MIDLRLVRENPDLVRASQRARGADESLVDALLAADAERRAAVKAADDLRGEQKAASQAVRGASKEERPAVLEKAKALAAAVKEAEEAERTADAALHALHLRIPNVVHPDVPPGGEDDAVTLRTVGEVPTYDFEVKDHLQIGEALGAIDMERGAKVSGARFYFLTGPGALLEFALAQLAVSRAVAAGFTPVVAPALVKPEAMEGTGFLGEHDEEVYRIERDDLYLVGTSEVALAGMHAREVLDLSAGPRRYAGWSSCFRREAGSYGKDTRGIIRVHWFDKVEMFSFCAPDEAEAEHRRLLQWEEEFLQLLELPYRVVDIAAGDLGTSAARKFDIEAWFPSQGTYRELTSTSDCTTFQSRRLAIRSRDADGKPQPVATLNGTLCAIARTIACLLEVHQQADGSVHVPAALRPWLGGHAVLSPGMALAPAQLL from the coding sequence GTGATCGACCTGCGCCTCGTCCGCGAGAACCCCGACCTCGTCCGCGCCAGCCAGCGTGCCCGGGGTGCCGACGAGTCCCTGGTCGACGCGCTGCTGGCCGCCGACGCCGAGCGCCGGGCCGCGGTCAAGGCCGCCGACGACCTGCGCGGGGAGCAGAAGGCCGCCTCGCAGGCGGTCCGCGGCGCCTCCAAGGAGGAGCGCCCGGCCGTGCTGGAGAAGGCCAAGGCGCTGGCCGCGGCGGTGAAGGAGGCGGAGGAGGCCGAGCGCACCGCGGACGCCGCGCTGCACGCCCTGCACCTGCGCATCCCCAACGTCGTCCACCCCGACGTGCCGCCGGGCGGCGAGGACGACGCGGTCACCCTGCGCACCGTGGGCGAGGTGCCGACCTACGACTTCGAGGTCAAGGACCACCTGCAGATCGGCGAGGCGCTCGGCGCGATCGACATGGAGCGCGGCGCGAAGGTCTCCGGTGCGCGGTTCTACTTCCTCACCGGCCCCGGCGCGCTGCTGGAGTTCGCCCTCGCCCAGCTGGCGGTCAGCCGCGCGGTCGCCGCCGGGTTCACCCCGGTGGTCGCCCCGGCGCTGGTCAAGCCCGAGGCGATGGAGGGCACCGGGTTCCTCGGCGAGCACGACGAGGAGGTGTACCGGATCGAGCGGGACGACCTGTACCTCGTCGGGACGTCGGAGGTCGCGCTGGCCGGGATGCACGCGCGGGAGGTCCTCGACCTGTCCGCCGGCCCCCGGCGGTACGCCGGCTGGTCGTCCTGCTTCCGCCGCGAGGCCGGCTCCTACGGCAAGGACACCCGCGGCATCATCCGGGTGCACTGGTTCGACAAGGTCGAGATGTTCAGCTTCTGCGCGCCCGATGAGGCCGAGGCCGAGCACCGCCGGCTGCTGCAGTGGGAGGAGGAGTTCCTCCAGCTCCTGGAGCTGCCCTACCGGGTGGTCGACATCGCCGCCGGCGACCTCGGCACCAGCGCCGCCCGCAAGTTCGACATCGAGGCGTGGTTCCCCAGCCAGGGCACCTACCGCGAGCTGACCAGCACCTCGGACTGCACCACCTTCCAGTCCCGCCGGCTGGCCATCCGCTCCCGGGACGCCGACGGGAAGCCGCAGCCGGTGGCCACCCTCAACGGCACGCTGTGTGCGATCGCCCGCACCATCGCCTGCCTGCTCGAGGTGCACCAGCAGGCCGACGGCTCGGTGCACGTGCCGGCGGCGCTGCGGCCGTGGCTGGGCGGGCACGCGGTGCTCAGCCCGGGCATGGCGCTCGCCCCGGCGCAGCTGCTGTGA
- a CDS encoding HAD family hydrolase: MTSSQPVRPAFVPEQGARTVVELPDLAVELDGWRPRLVASDLDGTLLTSAGEVSPRTRAAIDACRAAGVPFVGVTGRGPRLLESVRAALGGTGIAVLAQGGYVVDFGVGDRTEVLRTVGMSREDATAVIAAIEEVTGELIVAVEDAAEQSEALRPLRVQHGFDWPYPEPAHLLPRHEVLPVGAVSSYVSTLVGRSVRFGGGCGGLAVAKIRFGTASLSRSWLRP; this comes from the coding sequence GTGACCAGCAGCCAGCCGGTCCGGCCGGCGTTCGTCCCCGAGCAGGGGGCGCGGACGGTGGTCGAGCTGCCCGACCTCGCCGTGGAGCTGGACGGGTGGCGGCCCCGGCTGGTCGCCAGCGACCTGGACGGGACGCTGCTGACCTCCGCGGGCGAGGTGAGCCCGCGCACCCGGGCGGCGATCGACGCCTGCCGGGCCGCCGGTGTGCCGTTCGTCGGCGTCACCGGCCGCGGGCCCCGGCTGCTGGAGAGCGTCCGCGCCGCGCTCGGCGGCACCGGCATCGCGGTGCTGGCGCAGGGCGGGTACGTCGTCGACTTCGGTGTCGGTGACCGCACCGAGGTGCTGCGCACCGTCGGCATGTCGCGGGAGGACGCCACCGCCGTCATCGCCGCGATCGAGGAGGTCACCGGCGAGCTGATCGTCGCGGTCGAGGACGCCGCCGAGCAGTCCGAGGCGCTGCGCCCGCTGCGGGTCCAGCACGGCTTCGACTGGCCCTACCCGGAGCCTGCGCACCTGCTGCCGCGGCACGAGGTGCTGCCGGTCGGCGCGGTGAGCTCCTATGTGTCAACGCTGGTCGGGCGTAGCGTCCGGTTCGGCGGTGGGTGCGGTGGACTGGCCGTAGCGAAGATCAGGTTCGGGACTGCAAGCCTGTCGCGCAGCTGGCTTCGGCCGTAG
- a CDS encoding IS110 family transposase, whose amino-acid sequence MGAATILGEVADIRRYRSRHAFAAANGTAPIPASSGRTTRHRLNRSGNRTLNRVLYTIAITQIRADTEGRAYYLRKRAEGKTSREALRCLNDDSPTSSTRPCRTTSRLTRYRSWPAPPHRDGECGSGKRDASLRPKPAARQACSPEPDLRYGQSTAPTAEPDATPDQR is encoded by the coding sequence GTGGGCGCGGCCACCATCCTCGGCGAGGTCGCCGACATCCGCCGCTACCGCTCCCGGCACGCCTTCGCCGCCGCCAACGGCACCGCCCCCATCCCGGCCTCCTCCGGGCGCACCACCCGGCACCGGCTCAACCGCTCAGGCAACCGAACCTTGAACCGGGTGCTCTACACGATCGCGATCACCCAGATCCGCGCCGACACCGAGGGCCGGGCCTACTACCTGCGCAAACGCGCCGAAGGGAAGACCAGCCGGGAAGCCCTGCGCTGCCTCAACGACGACTCTCCGACGTCGTCTACAAGACCCTGCAGGACGACCTCGCGGCTCACCCGCTACCGGAGCTGGCCGGCGCCGCCGCACCGGGACGGTGAGTGCGGCAGCGGCAAACGGGACGCGTCTCTACGGCCGAAGCCAGCTGCGCGACAGGCTTGCAGTCCCGAACCTGATCTTCGCTACGGCCAGTCCACCGCACCCACCGCCGAACCGGACGCTACGCCCGACCAGCGTTGA
- a CDS encoding IS110 family transposase — MLAGIDTHKDTLAVAVIDDTGRPAVVTELANTEAGFDALELLLEEHTVTRVGIEGSGNYGRGAAVRLVLTGGLEVVEVPPSLTSRERSGRPGQGKTDPVDAVAIARITAREAGLPAVRLAIGVAADLRALADYRAQLVAERTALANRTHSELHGLLPGYQATIPRLTAPTFLTAAQDLLDGDTSVRAQLTRRRLIRWASSPPRSGTSPG; from the coding sequence ATGCTCGCCGGGATCGACACCCACAAAGACACCCTCGCCGTCGCGGTCATCGATGACACCGGCCGCCCGGCGGTGGTCACTGAGCTGGCCAACACCGAGGCCGGCTTCGACGCTCTGGAACTGCTGCTGGAGGAGCACACGGTGACCCGGGTGGGCATCGAGGGCTCGGGCAACTACGGCCGCGGTGCCGCGGTCCGCCTCGTGCTCACCGGCGGGCTGGAGGTGGTGGAAGTACCACCGAGCCTGACCAGCCGGGAACGCTCGGGCCGGCCCGGGCAGGGCAAAACCGACCCGGTCGATGCGGTCGCCATCGCCCGGATCACCGCCCGCGAGGCCGGGCTGCCGGCGGTCCGGTTGGCCATCGGCGTGGCCGCGGACCTGCGGGCGCTGGCGGACTACCGCGCCCAGCTGGTGGCCGAGCGCACCGCGCTGGCCAACCGCACCCACTCCGAGCTGCACGGCCTGCTGCCCGGCTACCAGGCCACCATCCCCCGGCTGACCGCCCCGACGTTCCTCACCGCCGCGCAAGACCTGCTCGACGGCGACACCAGCGTGCGGGCGCAGCTGACCCGCCGCCGGCTGATCCGCTGGGCCAGCTCACCGCCGAGATCCGGGACCTCACCGGGCTGA